The region ATTAATGGTTCACCGCAGCAGGGCTCATCGTTTAAAAGCTTAAACTCTAAGTTAAGCCCCTTTAACGCTTTAAGGGTTGCTTCAGCTATCCCCCTAGCCTTAATGGAGGGCGTACAACCAACCCAGTAGAGTAGGTGTACGCGCGTTGATAGTTGGAAGGGCTGTTTAAGCCAAGAGGTCTTAGTCCTTGTTAATGATCGGTAGGGGCTATTAAACTTCCTAATCGCTTCAAGCGCCTCGTAAACCTGGCTTGGAGCCATACCGCTTTTTAAAGCTAACTCCCTAAGCGCTAAAACCAGTTTAGGGATTTCAAGCTCCTCGGTACATAGTACTTGGCATCTATAGCATTGGGTACATAGCCATGGATACCTAGCTAGAAATTCTCTAGTATTGAATAGGTTTAGCTGTACGCGTCTAACTAGCTTCCTAATATTGAAGTCGCTTACATCCTTTAATGGGCAGGAGGCTGTACAGGTTCCGCATTGCGCGCAACGCCTAATAAGCTCCTTAAACCGCTCTTCTATCAAGGCTTCACCCTAGCCCTAACTTCCTAACCATTTCCTTAACGGTGGCGGCGAACTTAGGGCCGTCAGCGGCTGAAAGCCACACCGTCCAAAGCCTACTTGGATCTATACCTTTACCGGTTAGTACCTTTTTAACGCGCTCCATTCTCTCCTTACACTTGTAGTTACCGGTTATGTAGTGGCAGGTTGGAAATTCGCAGCCAGCTACTAAGACGCCTGCTGCTCCAAGCTCGAAGGACCTGTAAATGAAGGATGGGTCAATGCGCCCCGAACACATAACCCTTATTACGCGTATGTTTAAAGGGTATTCAAGCCTACTAACCCCCGCTACGTCGACGGCCCCTAAGGCGCACCAGTGGCAGCAGAACGCTATTATCTTATCCCGAGGCTTCTCGGCTAAAGCTGCTTCTACCTGTGCTAGTATCTGTTCATCTGTGAAGTGGGTTATGTCTATGGCGTTCATGGGGCAGTCCGCGGCGCAGGTTCCGCAGCCTTTACATAATGCTTTTATGAGGTGTGGCTCCTTATCGATTAGCTCGATAGCTCCGAAGGGGCAGTTCTTAGCGCAGAGGCCGCATTTAATGCATTTCTCCAGGTTTATGTGTGCGATTACTCCCTCGCTTTCTACGTAGCCTCGCTCCATGGGTATGGAGGCCCTCATAGCTGCTCCTAAGGCTTCCTCTATTGACTCCTTTACGCTTTTAGGCGATCTAGCGCAGCCGCATACGTATATGCCGTCAGTGGCGAAGTCGAGGGGCCTTAGCTTAATGTGTGCCTCCTGGAAGAAACCTTCGGGGTTAATTGAAACCTTGAGTAGACCTCGAAGCTTATCGGCTGCTTCACCTCCTTGGAGGGAGGTGGTTAAAACCACTAGGTCCGCGGGGATCTTTAACTCTTCACCTAGGAGGATGTCGTAAACCTTAACCGCTAGCCTTCCATCCTCCTCGTAAACCTCGGGTTTTAGCGCTTCGGAGTACCTAATCAGTTTAATATCGTACTTTTCAACGGCCTCCTTAAGGTATAGTTCCTCGAACCCTTTAACGTTCAAATCCCTGTATAGTAGGTAGATGTTAACGTCACCTTTTAGCTCCTTAGCGTGTTTAGCGCTCTTTACTGATGCTAAGCAGCCTATGTTGCAGCAGCCGCGTTCCTTGCTCCTTGAATTAACGCAGTTTATAATTACGATGTCTTTAACGCCGTTTAGCTTATTCCCTTTTAAGAGCTCTTCGAACCGTAGTAGTGTAACTACGTTAGGATGCCTTCCGTAACCGTAGAGGCCTATTGGTTTTAGCTCCGTCATGCCCGTGGCCACTAGGATTGTTGAGGCTTCAAGCTCTTCACTTATCCCGCCTCTTCTAACCCTAACCTTGAAGCTTCCGACGTAGCCTTTAACATCCTCCACCTCTGCCTCGGTGTATACCTCGATGTTTTTATGGCTTGTTACCTGCTTCACCTTATCCTTAACGATTTGATCCGCGTCTTGATCGTAGGGGGCTATTTTATATAGCCTGTTTAGAAGCCCGCCGAGCTTATCTTCCTTCTCAACTAGCTTTACTTTGAAGCCTCGATCGGCTAAGGCTAAGGCGGCGGTCATACCGGCTATACCACCACCTATAACTAGGCAGGTCCTTCCGACTGGGAGGCGTATTTCCTCAGCTGGTTCGAGGAGTAATGCTTTAGCTACACCCATTTTTACTAGGTCTTTAGCCTTCTCTGTTGCTAGTTGAGGGTTAAACCTATGAACCCATGAGCATTGCTCCCTAATACTTACGAATTCGAGTAGGTAAGGGTTTAACCCCGCCTCTTTAAGCGTTGACTTAAAGGTTGGCTCATGGGTTCTAGGGGTGCAGCAGGCTACGACGACCCTTTCAAGGTTGTTTTTAGCTATAAGGTCCTTAATCCTTGAAAGGTAATCGACCGAGCATATCCATTTACCTTCCTCGGCTAAAACTACTCCTTTAAGCTTTTTAGCGTATTCGACAACCTCGGGTACGTTTACGACGCCGCCGATGTTGGTTCCGCATCTACAGATGAAAACGCCGACCCTAGCGTTCAATAGGCTTTCACCCTAATGATGCTGCTTTTAAGCTAGCGGCCACGGCTTGAACCACGGATTCCGAGATATCTATAGGGCCTGTGGCGCCGCCGCATACGTAAATCCCCTTAACGCTGGTTTCGAAGGGCGCGTTTAACGGATCCTTCTCCTTGAAGAAGCCGTATTCATCGAGTTCCACCTTTAAGGTCTTAGCTAGCTTCTCGTTACGCTCATTAGCGACAAGCGGCATGGATAAAACTAGTAAATCAACCTTTAACTCCTCGACTTCACCCTTATCCAGGTCTTCGTACCTAACGGTTAAGCTCTTCGTGGCCTGATCCTCTAAAACATCTGACGGCCTACCCTTTACGTATTTAACGCCTAACTCCTTAGCCTTCCTGTAGAAGTTGAAGAAGCCCTTACCGTAGGTTTTCAGATCCCTATATAGTATGTAGGTGTCGACTGCCGGGTCGTGCTCCTTGGTTATGATGGCTTGCTTAGTGGCGATCATACAGCATACCTTCGAACAGTACGGTATGCCTACCTTTTTATCGCGGCCAACACATTGAATCCAAGCTATCCTTCTAGGGCGGGATCCATCTGATGGCTTAACTATTTCGCCTCGGGTTGGTCCACCGGCGTTCATCATCCTCTCGTATTGAAGGTGCGTGATAACGTCCTTATACACTCCGTAACCGTAGAGTCCCTGCGGGGGTTTAAGTACCCCTAATCCTGAAGCTATTATTATACTAGCGACCTCTATATCGATGAACCTATCCTTCTGCCAAAGCGTTACAGCGTTAGCTCCTTCATCCCTACAGGCTTTAACGCATTTCGCTATTGGGCATTCGCGGCATTGACTACAGTCGACGATACACTTACCTACACAGGCGCCTACATCCTTCATTTTTCCGTAGCGGCATCTAGGGTCTACGAGGTAGCTGTTCGGAACTGCTTGAGGGAAGGGTATGTAGATTAGCTTCCTCGTACCGCCGATCCCACCGTCCACCTCGTCGGGAACGGTGACTGGGCATACTTCAACGCACTTCCCGCAGCCCTTACACTTCCCCTCATCCACGAAGCGCGCCTTCTTAACCAGCCTCACCTTGAAGGAGCCGGCCGACCCTTCAACCCTTCTAACCTCGCAGTAGGTTAACAGCTTTATGTTGGGATGCTTTTGAACCTCATACATTTTAGGGGCCTCTATACATATTGAGCAGTCGTTAGTAGGGAAGGTCTTATCGAGCCTAGCCATTAACCCGCCTATGCTAGGGGCTTCATCAACTAGGTACACCTGAAAACCGTAGTCGGCTAGGTTTAACGCCGCCTCAATACCGGCTATACCGCCACCTACTACGAGTATGGAGCGAGGCACGATTCACCCTCTGAAAAGGCTTCATCGTCACTTATATATTGGGCTAATAGAGCTTATGAATATTATTTGCATTATCTGTATAAAGTATAAAAACTTAAAGTATAAGGGTTGCTTGCTTCTCCATATATAACCTTAAGAGGTAAGCTATAACTAAGTATCCCTGTTAAAGACTGGGGAGGCTTTGAGGTCGGTTTGTATGCCTAACCTAGCTATAAGCTGGGATTACACTGGACAGCCGGGCTATAAGATGTTTCCCCACTTATTCCAGCCGGTAAGGATAGGTAGGCTAACCGTACCTAATAGGATAAAGTACGCAGCTACCGAGGATAACTTCAATACGCATGACGGCTTCGTAACCGATGTGGACGTGGCTTACATTAGGGAGCGCGCGAAGGGCGTCGTCGGAGGTATATGTACTATTCAGGGGGTTTACATGGATCCTAAGGGTGAAGGTAAAGGCTACGTAGGGCAAGCCGCCGCGTACGACGATAAGTTCATACCGGGGTTAAAGAGGCTTGCTGACGCTATTCACGGCGAGGGCGCCATAGCCAACATCCAGCTAATGCACTGTGGAAGGGTAGGTGGAATAGAGCTACCATACTGCGTAGGCCCATCGGCTATCCCTCAACGTTTACGTATATTTAGGCCGGTGAAGGAGATGAGTAAGGACGATATTAAGCAATGTATAAAGGAGCATGCCGATGCTGCTAGGAGGGGTATTGAAGCCGGGTTCGACATCATTGAGATATCGGGCATCGTCGGCTACCTAATATCAAACTTCCTATCTAAGTACACCAATAGGAGGACCGATGAGTACGGCGGCGATATTGAGGGGCGCTGTAGGTTTATGGTTGAGGTTATTCAAGCGGTTAGGGACGTGATCGGTAAGGACGTACCGATAATTATTAGGTTATGCGCTGAGGAACTGCTCGACGACGTAAACGGTAATACTCCTGAGGAGTGCATGATAACCTATAAAATGGCTGAGAAGGCAGGAGTGGATTGTATAAGCGTAACGCAGGGTTGGCAGGAATCAGTGGTTCCAGTTATAACTAGGGATGTACCTCAGGGTAGTTGGCTTTATAACGCTAAACGCGCTAAGGAGGCAGGGATTAAGGTACCGCTTAGCATGGCTTATAGGTTGTTTAAGCCTGAAATAGCTGATAAGGCTATAGCTGATGGCATAATAGATATATGGGAGATGTGTAGGCCAATGATAGCTGACCCCCACCTACCGAAGAAGGTGTTAGAAGGTAGGCTTGAGGATATAAGGCCATGCATAGCTTGCAACCTATGTTTAGCGAGGTTATTCCGAGACGCCCCCATGACCTGCTCCGTAAACCCGCTCGTTGGACATGAATGGGACCCTGAATGGCAGGTTAAACCAGCTGAAGCCAGAAAGAAGGTTATGATAGTGGGCGGCGGCCCGGCAGGCCTTGAATGCGCGAGGGTTGCCGCGCTTAGAGGCTATGAGGTACACCTCTACGAGAAGCGTGATATCTTGGGGGGACAACTAGTAGCAGCGAGTAAAGGGCCCTTCGGGGAGGATGAACTCTACGGCGTAATAACATGGCTCATAACCCAATGTAGGAAGGCCGGGGTAAACTTCCACTTAAATACGACGGTTACACCGAGCATGATGGAGGAAGAGGCTCCAGACGTAATAGTGATAGCTACTGGGGCTAGGTTTACCGCTGAAAAGGTCCCCGGCTTCGATAGGCCTAACGTGGTGTCAGCCGTCGACGTACTTGAGGGGAGGGTTGAAACCGGTGAAAAAGTAGTTGTATGGGGTGGGAAGGGCGCTGGCATTGTAACCGCGCTATACCTAGCTAATAAGGGTAGGAAGGTATCCATGGTATGCATGGATAGGAGGGTCGGTAGGGACGTAAACCCTTCATACGTATGGAGGTATATTCAAAAGCTTAACCAGCTAGGGGTAAGGGTTTATAGGAATAGTAGCATCGAGAGGATAACGGAGGACGGCGTCATCGTTAAAGCCCCCTACGACGTAAGGATACCTATCGCCGCGGATACCGTCATATACGCTGAAAGGGAGGCCGTCGCCGATCTCGTTGAGGCGGCTAGGGCCGTATGCCCCGAGGTTTACGTTATCGGCGATGCGCTAGTACCGCGTAGGCTACAAAACGCGATCCACGACGGGTATCGTATCGGAATAAGGATGTAGGAGGTGTATGAAGTGATTGATGCGGAGGCCGAGTTAAGGAAGCTCCTATCCAAGTTCGACACCCTATGCTCAATAGTTAGAGCCACCTGGTACGAGTGGCGTGAAGCAGCCTTAGCATACGCCCGTCCGGACGTAAAGCCGTTGGACCTAGTCCTTAAAGCTTGGGAGATAGTGGGGCATGATACCGCTAAAGCCTACTTCCCCCTCCTTAATAGGGCTAGTCCGACCTTCCTAGAGGACGTCGCTAAGCTAATAGTTATGAGTTCGACCTCGATGGGTGAGGACGCTAAAGTTGTTAAAAGCGATAAGCCGAACGAGGTTTACGTACAGTGGGATCACTGTCCGTGGCCCGAGTTCGCCCGCCGCTACAAAGCCCCAATGGAGGAGGATGTGTTAGGCTGTGATAAGTGGTTTACGACGGTCATCGACGATATTAACGCTCTGTTTAACACCAAGATAAGGCTTAAAACCCTTAAGGCCATACCCAGAGGGGATGGTATCTGCCTTAGAAGGCTTTGGATTGAGGGGTAGGTGGCGGGATTGGTAGCTGAAATAGATTACGATAAGTGTAGGATGTGTGGAGCCTACGATAAACCTATCTGCGTAGACGTATGCCCAACTAGCGCTATTTCGCAGCGCGATAAGAAAATAGAGGTTACCGAGTTCCTATGCGAAGATTGTAACGAGTGCGGCTTTCATTGCCCGGATAAAGCCATAAGGATAAGGAAGCTAACCTTTTAAACTTAAACCCAGCTTTTTCCTTCCCCTTCAGCTAGGCTGTTTACACCTCGCTTGGAGGGCTTTCCAAGCTTCGTCGACCTCCTTCTGTATACGATCGACTTCTTCAGCCGTTAAATGGTTAAACCTACGCTGAACCATTAGGTACTCCTTAACCGGTTTAGGCTTCTTAACGTCTACGGTTAGCCTCCAAACTCCACCTTCCACTTCGTATAGGGGCCAAACCCTGGATTCAACGGCTAGCCTAGCCATTTCAACGGTCTTCGACTCGTGGAAGCCCCAACCCACCGGGCATGGTGTTAATACGTGTATGTATTTAGGCCCCTTAATCCCCATCGCCTTCTTAACCTTGTTTACGTAGTCCAAGAGGTAGCCGATGGAAGCGGTGGCTACGTAGGGGGCTCCATGATCAGCTATTAGCAGCGGCATATCCTTTCTAGGCCTATCCTTACCCCTCCAAATACTACCAACCGGCGTTGTAGTAGTATACGCGTTAAGGGGGGTTGTACCGCTACGTTGACCGCCCGTATTCATGTATGCTTCATTATCGAGGCATACGTAGATGACGTTATGGCCGCGTTCAACCATAGCTGAAAGCGATTGAAAACCTATATCGGCTGTGCCTCCATCACCTATAAAGCCGACTACGTTAACGCGGCCGCCTAATCCCTTAGCTTCAAGGGCTGCTTCAATCCCTGAAAGTATGGCTCCACCAGCTGCGAATGGGCCTACGTGTAGCGGGAGGGTTGATGCGCCCATCATTAAGGCGGCTGAGGCGCAGCCGGGGACGGATGCTACAATAGTGTTCCTACCTAAAACCTTAAGCGCTAGCCTCATCGCTAGGCTTTCACCGCAACCAGCGCAGAGGATATTACCTGGGGCGTAGTATTCCTCTTCGGGTAGAGTTTTTAAGGTGAGTGTATACACGGTTAAAACCTCCCTCCAAACGACCATTCAACCTCGGTTTCAACCCTACCGGTTCTAGCCGCCTTTAAGGTTTTAATGGCTATTCGCTCGATATCGCTAGGCGTTACATCCCTACCGCCTAAGCCTGTTATAAAGCTTAGTACGGAGGGCCTTTGATCTAGGTCGTAGAGGGTTGAACGTAGCTCTACGAATACCGCGCCTCCTTGACCTACTGAGTAATCCCTCTCAATAACGCCTATGGCGCGTACGTTTACCGCTACCCTCCTTAACTCCTCCTTCGGGAAGGGCCTGAAAGCCCTTAGGTTTAATAGCCCAACCTTCTCCCCCTGCTTCCTAAGCCTATTAATTACCATCTTAGCTGTTTCGGTTATACTCCCCATGGCGATTAGGATTGCCTCCGCGTCATCGCATAGGTATTCTTCGATTAAGCCTCCATAACCCCTACCGAACCTAGTTCGGTATTCACGGTCAACCTCCGCTATAACGCGTTTAGCCTGCTCCATGGCCTCGTCGTGCTTACGTTTAAACCCAGCCCACCAGTCCGCCGGTACGAAGGTTGTAAGGATTAATGGGTCTTCCACGTCGAGCTTATAGATAGGCTTAAAGGAGGGTAGGAAGGAGTCTACCTCCTCCTGATCGGGTATTACTACGTTCTCGTAACAGTGGGAGAGTACGTAGCCTTCGAAGCAAACCATTACCGGCAGCATAACCCTATGGTCCTCGGCTATTCGATATGCTTGAATCACGGTGTCTAGGATCTCCTGGTTATTCCTACAGTAGATCTGTATCCATCCGGTATCGCGTTGGGCTATGCTATCGTCGTGGCCTGTTAGAATGGTCCAGGGTACGCCTATGCTACGGCTTACTACAGCCATTACCACTGGGAGCCTACTACCGGAGGTGTAGAAGAGCCCTTCATGCATGTAGGCTAACCCTTGCGAAGATGTAGCGGTAAACGTACGTGCTCCAGCCGTCGCGGCAGCCGCGCAGGCGATGATCGCGCTAT is a window of Candidatus Nezhaarchaeales archaeon DNA encoding:
- a CDS encoding transketolase C-terminal domain-containing protein, whose product is MPTKAFIDGNTAAAYGVKLAKPDVICAYPITPQTPIVEALAGFVANGLLKSKYIPIEGEHSAIIACAAAATAGARTFTATSSQGLAYMHEGLFYTSGSRLPVVMAVVSRSIGVPWTILTGHDDSIAQRDTGWIQIYCRNNQEILDTVIQAYRIAEDHRVMLPVMVCFEGYVLSHCYENVVIPDQEEVDSFLPSFKPIYKLDVEDPLILTTFVPADWWAGFKRKHDEAMEQAKRVIAEVDREYRTRFGRGYGGLIEEYLCDDAEAILIAMGSITETAKMVINRLRKQGEKVGLLNLRAFRPFPKEELRRVAVNVRAIGVIERDYSVGQGGAVFVELRSTLYDLDQRPSVLSFITGLGGRDVTPSDIERIAIKTLKAARTGRVETEVEWSFGGRF
- a CDS encoding thiamine pyrophosphate-dependent enzyme produces the protein MVVWREVLTVYTLTLKTLPEEEYYAPGNILCAGCGESLAMRLALKVLGRNTIVASVPGCASAALMMGASTLPLHVGPFAAGGAILSGIEAALEAKGLGGRVNVVGFIGDGGTADIGFQSLSAMVERGHNVIYVCLDNEAYMNTGGQRSGTTPLNAYTTTTPVGSIWRGKDRPRKDMPLLIADHGAPYVATASIGYLLDYVNKVKKAMGIKGPKYIHVLTPCPVGWGFHESKTVEMARLAVESRVWPLYEVEGGVWRLTVDVKKPKPVKEYLMVQRRFNHLTAEEVDRIQKEVDEAWKALQARCKQPS
- a CDS encoding FAD-dependent oxidoreductase, giving the protein MRSVCMPNLAISWDYTGQPGYKMFPHLFQPVRIGRLTVPNRIKYAATEDNFNTHDGFVTDVDVAYIRERAKGVVGGICTIQGVYMDPKGEGKGYVGQAAAYDDKFIPGLKRLADAIHGEGAIANIQLMHCGRVGGIELPYCVGPSAIPQRLRIFRPVKEMSKDDIKQCIKEHADAARRGIEAGFDIIEISGIVGYLISNFLSKYTNRRTDEYGGDIEGRCRFMVEVIQAVRDVIGKDVPIIIRLCAEELLDDVNGNTPEECMITYKMAEKAGVDCISVTQGWQESVVPVITRDVPQGSWLYNAKRAKEAGIKVPLSMAYRLFKPEIADKAIADGIIDIWEMCRPMIADPHLPKKVLEGRLEDIRPCIACNLCLARLFRDAPMTCSVNPLVGHEWDPEWQVKPAEARKKVMIVGGGPAGLECARVAALRGYEVHLYEKRDILGGQLVAASKGPFGEDELYGVITWLITQCRKAGVNFHLNTTVTPSMMEEEAPDVIVIATGARFTAEKVPGFDRPNVVSAVDVLEGRVETGEKVVVWGGKGAGIVTALYLANKGRKVSMVCMDRRVGRDVNPSYVWRYIQKLNQLGVRVYRNSSIERITEDGVIVKAPYDVRIPIAADTVIYAEREAVADLVEAARAVCPEVYVIGDALVPRRLQNAIHDGYRIGIRM
- a CDS encoding CoB--CoM heterodisulfide reductase iron-sulfur subunit A family protein, with amino-acid sequence MPRSILVVGGGIAGIEAALNLADYGFQVYLVDEAPSIGGLMARLDKTFPTNDCSICIEAPKMYEVQKHPNIKLLTYCEVRRVEGSAGSFKVRLVKKARFVDEGKCKGCGKCVEVCPVTVPDEVDGGIGGTRKLIYIPFPQAVPNSYLVDPRCRYGKMKDVGACVGKCIVDCSQCRECPIAKCVKACRDEGANAVTLWQKDRFIDIEVASIIIASGLGVLKPPQGLYGYGVYKDVITHLQYERMMNAGGPTRGEIVKPSDGSRPRRIAWIQCVGRDKKVGIPYCSKVCCMIATKQAIITKEHDPAVDTYILYRDLKTYGKGFFNFYRKAKELGVKYVKGRPSDVLEDQATKSLTVRYEDLDKGEVEELKVDLLVLSMPLVANERNEKLAKTLKVELDEYGFFKEKDPLNAPFETSVKGIYVCGGATGPIDISESVVQAVAASLKAASLG
- a CDS encoding FAD-dependent oxidoreductase → MNARVGVFICRCGTNIGGVVNVPEVVEYAKKLKGVVLAEEGKWICSVDYLSRIKDLIAKNNLERVVVACCTPRTHEPTFKSTLKEAGLNPYLLEFVSIREQCSWVHRFNPQLATEKAKDLVKMGVAKALLLEPAEEIRLPVGRTCLVIGGGIAGMTAALALADRGFKVKLVEKEDKLGGLLNRLYKIAPYDQDADQIVKDKVKQVTSHKNIEVYTEAEVEDVKGYVGSFKVRVRRGGISEELEASTILVATGMTELKPIGLYGYGRHPNVVTLLRFEELLKGNKLNGVKDIVIINCVNSRSKERGCCNIGCLASVKSAKHAKELKGDVNIYLLYRDLNVKGFEELYLKEAVEKYDIKLIRYSEALKPEVYEEDGRLAVKVYDILLGEELKIPADLVVLTTSLQGGEAADKLRGLLKVSINPEGFFQEAHIKLRPLDFATDGIYVCGCARSPKSVKESIEEALGAAMRASIPMERGYVESEGVIAHINLEKCIKCGLCAKNCPFGAIELIDKEPHLIKALCKGCGTCAADCPMNAIDITHFTDEQILAQVEAALAEKPRDKIIAFCCHWCALGAVDVAGVSRLEYPLNIRVIRVMCSGRIDPSFIYRSFELGAAGVLVAGCEFPTCHYITGNYKCKERMERVKKVLTGKGIDPSRLWTVWLSAADGPKFAATVKEMVRKLGLG